A window of Thalassophryne amazonica chromosome 21, fThaAma1.1, whole genome shotgun sequence contains these coding sequences:
- the LOC117503533 gene encoding zinc finger protein 678-like encodes MHHRRIQTQDAPQMDTDRGCTTDEYRQRMHHRRIQTQDAPQMDTDTGCTTDIYRQRMHHRRIQTQDAPQMDTDRGCTTDEYRQRMHHRWIQTQDAPQIYTDRGCTTDGYRHRMHHRWIQTEAAPQTNTDRRCTTDGYRHRMHHRRIQTEDAPQTNTDTGCTTDGYRQRMHHRRIQTQDAPQMDTDRGCTTDEYRQRMHHRRIQTQDAPQMDTDTGCTTDIYRQRMHHRRIQTQDAPQTDTDRGCTTDGYRHRMHHRRIQTEDAPQTDTDTGCTTDGYRQRMHHRWIQTEDAPQTDTDTGCTTDGYRQRMHHRRIQTQDAPQTDTDRGCTTDGYRHRMHHRRIQTQDAPQMDTDRGCTTDEYRHRMHHRRIQTQDAPQMDTDRGCTTDGYRHRMHHRRIQTQDAPQMDTDRGCTTDEYRQIM; translated from the coding sequence ATGCACCACAGACGGATACAGACACAggatgcaccacagatggatacagACAGAGGCTGCACCACAGACGAATACAGACAGAGGATGCACCACAGACGGATACAGACACAggatgcaccacagatggatacagACACAGGATGCACCACAGATATATACAGACAGAGGATGCACCACAGACGGATACAGACACAggatgcaccacagatggatacagACAGAGGCTGCACCACAGACGAATACAGACAGAggatgcaccacagatggatacagACACAGGATGCACCACAGATATATACAGACAGAGGATGCACCACAGACGGATACAGACACAggatgcaccacagatggatacagACAGAGGCTGCACCACAGACGAATACAGACAGAcgatgcaccacagatggatacagACACAGGATGCACCACAGACGGATACAGACAGAAGATGCACCACAGACGAATACAGACACAggatgcaccacagatggatacagACAGAGGATGCACCACAGACGGATACAGACACAggatgcaccacagatggatacagACAGAGGCTGCACCACAGACGAATACAGACAGAGGATGCACCACAGACGGATACAGACACAggatgcaccacagatggatacagACACAGGATGCACCACAGATATATACAGACAGAGGATGCACCACAGACGGATACAGACACAGGATGCACCACAGACGGATACAGACAGAGGATGCACCACAGACGGATACAGACACAGGATGCACCACAGAAGGATACAGACAGAGGATGCACCACAGACGGATACAGACACAggatgcaccacagatggatacagACAGAggatgcaccacagatggatacagACAGAGGATGCACCACAGACGGATACAGACACAggatgcaccacagatggatacagACAGAGGATGCACCACAGACGGATACAGACACAGGATGCACCACAGACGGATACAGACAGAGGATGCACCACAGACGGATACAGACACAGGATGCACCACAGACGGATACAGACACAggatgcaccacagatggatacagACAGAGGATGCACCACAGACGAATACAGACACAGGATGCACCACAGACGGATACAGACACAggatgcaccacagatggatacagACAGAGGATGCACCACAGACGGATACAGACACAGGATGCACCACAGACGGATACAGACACAggatgcaccacagatggatacagACAGAGGATGCACCACAGACGAATACAGACAGATCATGTAG